In Streptomyces sp. 840.1, one DNA window encodes the following:
- a CDS encoding sodium:solute symporter, translating to MNAAVATSVFGVFMVATVALGLFAVRGRRGRGEGGGLAEWSVGGRSLGTVFIWVLMAGEGYTSFSYLGAAGWGYNYGAPVLYVVAYMSCGYAVGYVVGPMLWAYARKHGLVGITDMVAHRFGRPWLGALVAVLATVFLLPYIQLQITGMGVVVSTISYGAISLNWAYFIAFAVTTGFVVVSGLRGSAWVSVLKDVMVIATLGFLAVYVPMHYFDGYGPFLDRLVTEKSEWLTFPGHGDSGLGQAWFITTSFLNSLTVVIFPTTVAGYLGARNADVLRRNAMWLPAYNVLLFVPMLLGMAALFVVPGLVGAESNLALFKLVVDSLPAWSVGVIGVAAALSSIVPMAVFMLVIGTMWGRSVLSLVPRWEQRQKGAAQVVVVIAGGLALLLTYTAPNTLVRLSLISYEGMAQLLPMVLLGLMWRRLTLLGAMSGLAVGVAVVCGFVFTENDPVWGVNAGIVALGANLAVALAVTYAGPRERDERPDEDVLARDEIESDEAVSPAAVA from the coding sequence GTGAACGCCGCCGTCGCGACCTCCGTCTTCGGGGTCTTCATGGTTGCCACGGTGGCCCTCGGACTGTTCGCCGTGCGGGGGCGGCGCGGCCGGGGCGAGGGCGGCGGGCTCGCCGAATGGTCGGTGGGCGGGCGCAGCCTCGGCACCGTCTTCATCTGGGTCCTGATGGCCGGCGAGGGCTACACCAGCTTCAGCTACCTCGGCGCCGCGGGCTGGGGCTACAACTACGGGGCGCCGGTCCTGTACGTGGTGGCGTACATGTCCTGCGGGTACGCCGTCGGCTACGTCGTCGGGCCGATGCTCTGGGCCTACGCGCGCAAGCACGGCCTCGTCGGGATCACCGACATGGTGGCGCACCGCTTCGGCCGGCCCTGGCTCGGCGCGCTCGTCGCCGTCCTCGCGACCGTCTTCCTGCTCCCCTACATCCAGCTCCAGATCACCGGCATGGGCGTCGTCGTCTCGACCATCTCCTACGGTGCCATCAGCCTGAACTGGGCCTACTTCATCGCCTTCGCCGTCACCACCGGCTTCGTCGTCGTCAGCGGGCTGCGCGGCAGCGCGTGGGTGTCGGTGCTGAAGGACGTCATGGTGATCGCCACGCTCGGCTTCCTCGCCGTCTACGTACCGATGCACTACTTCGACGGCTACGGGCCCTTCCTCGACCGCCTCGTCACCGAGAAGAGCGAGTGGCTGACCTTCCCCGGGCACGGCGACAGCGGCCTCGGGCAGGCCTGGTTCATCACCACCTCCTTCCTCAACTCCCTCACCGTCGTGATCTTCCCGACGACCGTCGCCGGCTACCTCGGCGCGAGGAACGCCGACGTGCTGCGCCGCAACGCGATGTGGCTGCCCGCCTACAACGTCCTGCTGTTCGTCCCGATGCTGCTCGGCATGGCGGCCCTGTTCGTCGTCCCGGGCCTGGTCGGGGCCGAGTCGAACCTGGCCCTCTTCAAACTGGTCGTGGACTCGCTGCCGGCCTGGTCGGTCGGCGTCATCGGCGTCGCCGCCGCACTCTCCTCGATCGTGCCGATGGCCGTCTTCATGCTGGTCATCGGCACGATGTGGGGACGCAGCGTGCTCTCGCTCGTGCCGCGCTGGGAACAGCGGCAGAAGGGCGCGGCCCAGGTGGTCGTCGTCATCGCGGGCGGCCTGGCCCTGCTGCTCACGTACACGGCCCCGAACACCCTGGTCCGGCTCTCGCTGATCTCGTACGAGGGGATGGCGCAGCTGCTCCCCATGGTGCTGCTCGGGCTGATGTGGCGACGCCTCACCCTGCTCGGGGCGATGAGCGGGCTGGCCGTCGGGGTGGCGGTGGTGTGCGGGTTCGTCTTCACGGAGAACGATCCGGTGTGGGGCGTGAACGCCGGCATCGTCGCCCTCGGCGCGAACCTGGCCGTCGCGCTGGCCGTGACGTACGCGGGCCCGCGCGAGCGCGACGAACGGCCGGACGAGGACGTGCTGGCGCGCGACGAGATCGAGAGCGACGAGGCGGTGTCCCCGGCGGCGGTGGCGTGA
- a CDS encoding DUF6412 domain-containing protein — MGARAMNRMRGGLARLLRPAGLLLFFLTEVLLAEGGSLSAAVALAATAAAGTALVACSVISARCAVPVPRTRVRTAMRDREKRTAFLPQRDPDAKGRRRPRAPGRVLLTAA, encoded by the coding sequence ATGGGCGCACGTGCCATGAACCGCATGCGCGGTGGCCTCGCCCGGCTGCTCCGTCCCGCCGGGCTGCTGCTCTTCTTCCTCACCGAGGTCCTGCTCGCGGAGGGCGGCAGCCTCTCCGCCGCCGTCGCGCTCGCCGCCACCGCGGCCGCCGGTACGGCGCTCGTCGCCTGCTCGGTGATCAGCGCTCGCTGCGCCGTCCCGGTGCCCCGGACCAGGGTCCGTACCGCCATGCGCGACCGGGAGAAACGCACCGCGTTCCTTCCGCAACGAGACCCCGACGCCAAGGGGCGCAGGCGGCCCCGAGCTCCCGGCCGTGTCCTCCTGACGGCCGCGTAG
- a CDS encoding YidC/Oxa1 family membrane protein insertase, whose amino-acid sequence MSALMSAFASLVGAFADLLDPFFQNASTAAAIVLFTALVRLAVHPLSRAAARGQKAQRRLQPQIAELRKKHKKNPERMQKAIMELHKEEKVSPLSGCLPSLLQMPAFFLLYHVFSSQKIGDDANELLGHQLFGAPLGERWHDAIAHGGMFGAQGIVYVGLFVIVAAVATFNYGRTKRQMAANPVTPAAGPDGQPVPGMGAMNKVMPLMSFFTLFTVAFVPLAAALYVVTSTTWTAIERAYLYRDMPAAGAAMATAA is encoded by the coding sequence ATGTCCGCCCTGATGTCCGCTTTCGCCAGCCTGGTCGGCGCCTTCGCCGATCTGCTGGACCCGTTCTTCCAGAACGCGTCCACCGCCGCCGCGATCGTGCTGTTCACCGCGCTCGTACGGCTCGCCGTGCACCCTCTGTCACGCGCCGCGGCACGGGGGCAGAAGGCGCAGCGCCGGCTCCAGCCGCAGATCGCCGAGCTGCGCAAGAAGCACAAGAAGAACCCCGAGCGGATGCAGAAGGCGATCATGGAGCTGCACAAGGAGGAGAAGGTCTCGCCGCTCTCCGGCTGCCTGCCCAGCCTGCTCCAGATGCCCGCCTTCTTCCTGCTCTACCACGTCTTCTCCAGCCAGAAGATCGGTGACGACGCGAACGAACTCCTCGGCCACCAGCTGTTCGGCGCCCCGCTCGGGGAGCGCTGGCACGACGCGATCGCGCACGGCGGGATGTTCGGGGCGCAGGGCATCGTGTACGTGGGGCTGTTCGTGATCGTCGCCGCGGTCGCCACGTTCAACTACGGGCGGACGAAGCGGCAGATGGCCGCGAACCCCGTCACCCCGGCCGCCGGTCCGGACGGACAGCCGGTACCCGGCATGGGTGCGATGAACAAGGTGATGCCGCTGATGTCCTTCTTCACCCTCTTCACCGTCGCCTTCGTGCCGCTGGCCGCCGCGCTGTACGTCGTCACCAGCACCACCTGGACCGCGATCGAGCGGGCCTACCTGTACCGCGACATGCCGGCCGCCGGTGCCGCCATGGCCACCGCGGCGTAA
- a CDS encoding fumarylacetoacetate hydrolase family protein, with the protein MKLLRVGTAGAERPALLDDDGTLRDLSGVVTDIDSALLADEDALARVRAAAAAPGELPVLDAEELRVGPPLARIGKIVCIGLNYHDHATETGAQIPAEPILFFKAPDTVVGPEDTVLVPRGSVKTDWEVELAVVIGRTARYLDSAEEGLAHVAGYAVAHDVSEREFQIERGGTWDKGKNCETFNPLGPWLVTADEVADPQALPLKLWVNGELKQDGTTAEQIFPVGEVVRYLSHFMTLYPGDVINTGTPAGVAMGQPEPKPYLRAGDVVELEIEGLGRQRQELKGA; encoded by the coding sequence TTGAAGTTGCTTCGTGTGGGTACGGCAGGCGCGGAACGTCCGGCACTGCTGGACGATGACGGGACCCTGCGTGACCTGTCGGGAGTCGTCACCGACATCGACAGCGCACTGCTCGCCGACGAGGACGCGCTGGCCCGGGTCCGGGCCGCCGCCGCCGCGCCCGGCGAGCTGCCGGTGCTCGACGCCGAGGAGCTGCGGGTGGGTCCGCCGCTCGCCCGGATCGGCAAGATCGTGTGCATCGGGCTGAACTACCACGACCACGCCACGGAGACCGGCGCGCAGATACCGGCGGAGCCGATCCTGTTCTTCAAGGCGCCGGACACCGTCGTCGGGCCCGAGGACACCGTGCTCGTGCCGCGCGGCAGCGTGAAGACCGACTGGGAGGTCGAGCTCGCGGTCGTCATCGGCCGCACCGCCCGGTACCTGGACTCGGCCGAGGAGGGCCTCGCCCACGTCGCCGGCTACGCGGTCGCGCACGACGTCTCCGAGCGCGAGTTCCAGATCGAGCGCGGCGGCACCTGGGACAAGGGCAAGAACTGCGAGACGTTCAACCCGCTGGGGCCGTGGCTGGTGACGGCCGACGAGGTGGCCGACCCGCAGGCGCTGCCGCTGAAGCTCTGGGTGAACGGCGAGCTGAAGCAGGACGGCACGACGGCCGAGCAGATCTTCCCGGTCGGCGAGGTCGTGCGCTACCTGAGCCACTTCATGACCCTGTACCCGGGCGACGTCATCAACACCGGCACGCCGGCCGGCGTGGCGATGGGGCAGCCCGAGCCGAAGCCGTACCTCCGGGCGGGAGACGTCGTCGAGCTGGAGATCGAGGGGCTGGGGCGGCAGCGGCAGGAGTTGAAGGGGGCGTAG
- a CDS encoding heme-degrading domain-containing protein has product MNPTAPTISELIAQERRLTLPHFGYDDAYALGGLLVSLARERHAPVAIDIRRGTQQLFHAALPGSSADNDAWIDRKRRVVERYGESSYLVGTRFRAKGTTFEDASRLDLDRYAAHGGSFPISVEGAGVIGSVTVSGLPQAEDHALAVEALEQFATMIGN; this is encoded by the coding sequence ATGAACCCCACCGCTCCGACCATCTCCGAGCTGATCGCTCAGGAGCGCCGGCTGACGCTGCCGCATTTCGGCTACGACGACGCGTACGCGCTCGGCGGGCTGCTCGTCTCCCTGGCCCGGGAGCGGCACGCACCGGTGGCGATCGACATCCGGCGCGGCACGCAGCAGCTGTTCCACGCCGCACTGCCCGGTTCGAGTGCGGACAACGACGCCTGGATCGACCGCAAGCGCAGGGTCGTCGAGCGCTACGGAGAGAGCTCCTACCTGGTCGGGACCAGGTTCCGGGCCAAGGGGACGACGTTCGAGGACGCGTCGCGCCTGGACCTGGACCGGTACGCCGCGCACGGCGGCTCGTTCCCGATCTCGGTCGAGGGCGCGGGCGTCATCGGCTCGGTCACGGTCTCGGGCCTGCCCCAGGCGGAGGACCACGCGCTGGCGGTCGAGGCCCTGGAACAGTTCGCGACGATGATCGGCAACTGA
- a CDS encoding Gfo/Idh/MocA family oxidoreductase has protein sequence MTAHATHETSGPSGTPLRVGLVGYGLAGSVFHAPLIAATDGLVLDTVVTSNEERREQARAEFPGVRFAASPDELWQRADELDLIVIASPNKTHVPIAAAAIRAGLPVVVDKPIAGSAAEARDLAALAEEHGVLLSVFQNRRWDNDFLTLRSLIADGGLGEVQRFESRFERWRPQPKGGWRESGDPQEIGGLLFDLGSHVVDQALVLFGPAVRVYAESDVRRPGAAADDDTFLAITHESGVRSHLYVSATTAQLGPRFRVLGSAAGYVKYGLDPQEAALREGARPSKGEPWGEEAEELWGRLGSGESPLTGGGAPVRTRPGDYPAYYAAVVDALRGKGENPVTALQAAAALDVLEAARRSARDGVTVTLPTTPAPATEEQSA, from the coding sequence ATGACTGCCCACGCGACTCACGAGACCTCCGGCCCGTCCGGGACCCCCCTGCGCGTCGGACTCGTCGGCTACGGCCTGGCGGGCTCCGTCTTCCACGCCCCGCTGATCGCCGCGACCGACGGCCTCGTCCTGGACACGGTCGTCACCTCGAACGAGGAGCGGCGCGAGCAGGCCCGCGCCGAATTCCCCGGCGTACGGTTCGCCGCCTCGCCGGACGAGTTGTGGCAGCGCGCGGACGAGCTCGATCTGATCGTGATCGCGTCACCGAACAAGACGCACGTGCCGATCGCCGCCGCCGCGATCAGGGCCGGTCTGCCGGTGGTCGTGGACAAGCCGATCGCCGGTTCGGCCGCCGAGGCCCGGGATCTGGCGGCGCTGGCCGAGGAGCACGGGGTGCTGCTCTCGGTCTTCCAGAACCGCCGCTGGGACAACGACTTCCTCACCCTGCGCTCGCTGATCGCGGACGGCGGGCTGGGCGAGGTGCAGCGCTTCGAGTCCCGCTTCGAGCGGTGGCGCCCGCAGCCGAAGGGCGGCTGGCGCGAGTCGGGCGACCCGCAGGAGATCGGCGGGCTGCTGTTCGACCTGGGCAGTCATGTCGTCGACCAGGCGCTGGTCCTGTTCGGCCCGGCGGTGCGGGTGTACGCGGAGTCGGACGTGCGCCGGCCGGGTGCGGCGGCCGACGACGACACGTTCCTGGCGATCACCCACGAGAGCGGGGTCCGCTCGCACCTGTACGTCAGCGCGACGACGGCCCAGCTCGGCCCGCGTTTCCGGGTGCTCGGCTCGGCCGCCGGCTATGTGAAGTACGGCCTCGACCCCCAGGAGGCCGCCCTGCGCGAGGGTGCCCGCCCCTCGAAGGGCGAACCGTGGGGCGAGGAGGCCGAGGAGCTGTGGGGCCGGCTCGGCTCGGGCGAGTCCCCGCTCACGGGCGGCGGCGCCCCGGTCCGTACCCGGCCGGGCGACTACCCCGCGTACTACGCGGCGGTCGTCGACGCGCTGCGCGGGAAGGGCGAGAACCCGGTGACCGCCCTGCAGGCCGCGGCCGCCCTGGACGTCCTGGAGGCCGCCCGCCGCTCGGCGCGCGACGGCGTTACGGTCACCCTGCCCACAACCCCCGCACCCGCCACCGAGGAGCAGTCCGCATGA
- a CDS encoding ROK family transcriptional regulator codes for MNRSNTGANLPTLRGHNAALVLDLLRVAGERGISRIELAERTGLTPQAVSKITARLRAEGLAAEAGRRASTGGKPRTVLRLVPEAGHAVGLHLDRDGLTVVLVDLAGTVVSSRTAPLDFGAPADEVVAAAAVAVAEVRGDGARPVLGVGAAVPGPLDHRDGVLHRVTGFPQWDGYRLGDALAGRTGLPVAIDKDTNAAALGLALQTPGPADFAYLHLGTGLGAGLVLGGALHRGARTGAGEFGHQTVQLDGVRCGCGGRGCLEALCLAAVARGDVAEAARVLGTGAANLVALLDIDRVVLGGRTVAADPGAYVRGVRAVLDERARRGGAGGGPAVDVTAGGDRPVAEGAAQLVLAPLFGRVGGEDADRDGGWGA; via the coding sequence GTGAACAGGAGTAATACCGGCGCCAATCTGCCGACGCTGCGCGGCCACAACGCGGCGCTCGTGCTGGACCTGCTGCGGGTCGCGGGCGAGCGCGGGATCAGCCGGATCGAACTGGCCGAGCGGACGGGGCTCACCCCGCAGGCCGTCAGCAAGATCACCGCCCGGCTGCGGGCCGAGGGGCTGGCCGCCGAGGCGGGCCGCCGCGCCTCCACGGGCGGCAAGCCCCGGACCGTGCTGCGGCTGGTGCCGGAAGCCGGCCACGCGGTGGGGCTCCACCTGGACCGCGACGGGCTGACCGTGGTGCTCGTCGACCTCGCGGGCACGGTGGTCAGCAGCCGTACGGCTCCGCTGGACTTCGGCGCCCCGGCCGACGAGGTGGTCGCGGCCGCCGCCGTGGCGGTGGCGGAGGTGCGCGGCGACGGGGCCCGGCCGGTGCTCGGCGTGGGCGCGGCGGTGCCGGGGCCGCTCGACCACCGCGACGGAGTGCTGCACCGCGTCACCGGATTCCCGCAGTGGGACGGCTACCGGCTCGGGGACGCGCTCGCCGGGCGGACCGGGCTGCCCGTCGCCATCGACAAGGACACCAACGCGGCCGCCCTCGGGCTCGCCCTCCAGACGCCGGGGCCGGCCGACTTCGCCTACCTCCACCTCGGGACCGGGCTCGGCGCGGGACTGGTCCTCGGCGGTGCGCTGCACCGCGGGGCCCGTACCGGAGCCGGTGAGTTCGGCCATCAGACCGTGCAGCTGGACGGGGTCCGGTGCGGCTGCGGCGGGCGCGGCTGCCTGGAGGCGCTCTGCCTGGCGGCGGTGGCCCGGGGCGATGTGGCCGAGGCCGCGCGGGTGCTCGGCACCGGCGCCGCGAACCTGGTCGCGCTGCTCGACATCGACCGGGTGGTGCTGGGCGGGCGCACCGTCGCGGCCGACCCCGGCGCATACGTCCGCGGGGTGCGCGCGGTGCTCGACGAGCGGGCCCGGCGTGGGGGCGCGGGCGGGGGGCCGGCGGTGGACGTCACCGCCGGCGGCGACCGGCCGGTGGCCGAAGGGGCGGCGCAGCTGGTCCTGGCCCCGCTGTTCGGCCGCGTGGGCGGCGAGGACGCGGACCGGGACGGGGGCTGGGGCGCCTGA
- a CDS encoding GntR family transcriptional regulator has protein sequence MDYPHDQAPGAPIRSGIPEHGRIPKYYAVKAHVSVLIEELGEGGMLPPERDLALRYEVSRETVRQALRELLLEGRLARQGRGTVVAGPKLEQPLSLASYTEGVRRQGRTPGRHLIGLERFPCPEALAAEIGAERGEPVWHLERVLLADDDRVGLESTYVSVARVPDLAGEFDPDSSFYAYLRDRLGISFGDADERIETVLATPREALLIGTPPALPMLLIHRVSRDAGGRPLERVRTLFRGDRFSFTAHLNGRG, from the coding sequence GTGGACTACCCGCACGACCAGGCACCTGGCGCACCGATCCGCTCCGGCATCCCGGAGCACGGCCGTATTCCCAAGTACTACGCCGTGAAGGCCCATGTCTCCGTCCTCATCGAGGAGTTGGGTGAGGGCGGCATGCTCCCGCCGGAACGGGACCTCGCCCTGCGCTACGAGGTGTCGCGCGAGACCGTGCGCCAGGCGCTGCGCGAACTGCTCCTGGAGGGGCGCCTCGCCCGGCAGGGCCGGGGCACGGTGGTCGCGGGCCCCAAGCTGGAGCAGCCGCTCTCCCTCGCCAGCTACACGGAGGGCGTACGCCGGCAGGGGCGCACTCCGGGGCGCCATCTCATCGGGCTGGAACGCTTCCCGTGCCCCGAGGCGCTCGCCGCCGAGATCGGGGCCGAGCGCGGGGAGCCGGTCTGGCACCTGGAGCGGGTGCTGCTCGCCGACGACGACCGGGTCGGCCTGGAGAGCACCTACGTCAGCGTGGCCCGGGTGCCGGACCTGGCGGGGGAGTTCGACCCCGACTCCTCGTTCTACGCCTACCTGCGCGACCGGCTCGGGATCTCCTTCGGTGACGCGGACGAGCGGATCGAGACCGTGCTGGCCACCCCGCGCGAGGCGCTGCTCATCGGTACGCCGCCCGCGCTGCCCATGCTGCTGATCCACCGGGTTTCGCGGGACGCGGGCGGCCGGCCGCTGGAGCGGGTGCGGACCCTGTTCCGGGGTGACCGGTTCTCGTTCACCGCCCACCTGAACGGCCGCGGCTGA
- a CDS encoding TIGR03364 family FAD-dependent oxidoreductase, with the protein MRVIVVGAGVVGTMHAWHAVNRGHEVVQIERESEARGASLRNFGQIWVSGRAGGEELETALRARELWESIGERVPDLGFRACGSLTPLRTERETAVAEAAVARPDAAARGYKLLTAAEARAVNPALRGDFHAALWCERDAAVEPRIAQLALKRELLASGRYTYLGGREVREVVGAASVRDDHGDVHTGDAVVLATGAWLGGLVRELAGPDLPVRRVRLQMMQTDALGERLTTSVADADSFRYYPAYRGEALDALNAGQPQAATASEHRMQLLMVQRRDGGLTIGDTHEYEHPFSFDTVEEPYEHLAGVVEAFLGRPLPRIRHRWAGVYAQCTDTGRVVHRQQVRDGVWLVTGPGGRGMTCSPAIAETTANELGW; encoded by the coding sequence GTGAGAGTCATCGTCGTAGGAGCCGGCGTGGTGGGAACCATGCACGCCTGGCACGCAGTGAACCGCGGCCACGAGGTCGTACAGATCGAGCGCGAGAGCGAGGCACGCGGGGCGTCACTCCGTAATTTCGGACAGATATGGGTCAGCGGCCGGGCCGGCGGCGAGGAGCTGGAGACCGCGCTCCGCGCCCGTGAGCTGTGGGAGTCCATCGGCGAGCGGGTGCCGGACCTGGGCTTCCGTGCCTGCGGTTCGCTCACGCCGCTGCGGACCGAACGGGAGACCGCGGTCGCCGAGGCGGCCGTCGCCCGCCCCGACGCGGCGGCCCGCGGCTACAAGCTGCTCACCGCCGCCGAGGCCCGCGCGGTCAACCCGGCCCTGCGCGGCGACTTCCACGCGGCGCTGTGGTGCGAGCGGGACGCGGCCGTGGAGCCCCGCATCGCCCAGCTCGCCCTGAAGCGGGAACTGCTGGCCTCCGGCCGGTACACCTACCTCGGCGGCCGCGAGGTGCGCGAGGTCGTCGGCGCCGCGTCCGTCCGCGACGACCACGGCGACGTGCACACGGGCGACGCCGTCGTCCTGGCCACCGGCGCCTGGCTCGGCGGGCTCGTCCGCGAACTGGCCGGGCCCGACCTGCCGGTGCGCCGGGTCCGCCTCCAGATGATGCAGACCGACGCGCTCGGGGAGAGGCTCACCACCTCCGTAGCGGACGCCGACAGCTTCCGCTACTACCCCGCCTACCGGGGTGAGGCGCTCGACGCCCTCAACGCCGGACAGCCGCAGGCCGCCACCGCCTCGGAACACCGGATGCAGCTCCTGATGGTGCAGCGCCGCGACGGCGGACTGACCATCGGCGACACCCACGAGTACGAGCACCCCTTCTCCTTCGACACCGTCGAGGAGCCGTACGAGCACCTCGCCGGCGTCGTCGAGGCCTTCCTCGGCCGTCCGCTGCCGCGGATCCGCCACCGCTGGGCCGGGGTCTACGCCCAGTGCACCGACACCGGCCGCGTCGTCCACCGCCAGCAGGTGCGCGACGGCGTCTGGCTGGTCACCGGACCGGGCGGCCGGGGCATGACCTGCTCGCCCGCCATCGCCGAGACGACCGCCAACGAACTGGGCTGGTGA
- a CDS encoding phosphonatase-like hydrolase, with amino-acid sequence MKKLTTDNTHNLIVLDMAGTTVADGGLVERAFSAAAGHLGVEPGSADHTEKLDYVRATMGESKITVFRHLFGEETLAQRANTAFEEAYGQLVDGGLITPVPGAREAIERLRAEGRTVVLSTGFARTTQDAILTALGWQDLVELTLCPADAGGRGRPYPDMVLAALLRTGAVDDVRRTVVAGDTSYDMLSGVRSGAGIVAGVLTGAHDKDRLTRSGATHVLGSVAELPALIARAEA; translated from the coding sequence GTGAAGAAGTTGACCACGGACAACACCCACAACCTGATCGTCCTCGACATGGCCGGCACCACCGTCGCCGACGGCGGCCTCGTCGAGCGGGCCTTCTCCGCCGCCGCCGGACACCTCGGCGTGGAGCCCGGCTCCGCCGACCACACCGAGAAGCTCGACTACGTCCGCGCCACCATGGGCGAATCCAAGATCACCGTCTTCCGCCACCTGTTCGGCGAGGAGACCCTGGCCCAGCGTGCCAACACCGCCTTCGAGGAGGCGTACGGACAACTGGTCGACGGCGGCCTCATCACCCCCGTCCCCGGCGCCCGCGAGGCCATCGAGCGGCTCCGGGCCGAGGGCCGCACCGTCGTCCTGTCCACCGGGTTCGCCCGCACCACCCAGGACGCGATCCTCACCGCACTCGGCTGGCAGGACCTCGTCGAGCTGACCCTCTGCCCCGCCGACGCGGGCGGCCGGGGCCGCCCCTACCCGGACATGGTCCTGGCCGCACTCCTGCGCACCGGCGCGGTGGACGACGTCCGCCGGACCGTCGTCGCGGGGGACACCTCGTACGACATGCTCAGCGGGGTGCGCTCCGGGGCCGGGATCGTCGCGGGCGTCCTCACCGGCGCCCACGACAAGGACCGGCTCACCCGCAGCGGCGCCACCCACGTGCTGGGCTCCGTCGCCGAACTGCCCGCCCTGATCGCGCGGGCCGAGGCATGA